In Deltaproteobacteria bacterium, one genomic interval encodes:
- a CDS encoding sulfite exporter TauE/SafE family protein, which produces MTAMLLAALGASLFGSLHCVGMCGPFVGFYAGSSPGSRGSAALFGHLGYHGGRLVTYLALGAAAGVFGRGLNLVGEGARVPHAAAILSGALMIVWGGVGLLRALGVRLGQGGAAARVAAPLRRVARGAAGRPPAVRGALLGLLTTLLPCGWLYAFVLASAGTGSAFRGLAVMGAFWLGTVPLLLGLGLGLARLARPLGRALPVLTALVVLGLGVAGLLRRGLMVSPVEAARTPAAVHAPNAAASSQTPEWAAPSVPACHHADR; this is translated from the coding sequence ATGACGGCGATGCTCCTCGCGGCCCTCGGTGCGAGCCTCTTCGGGAGCCTCCACTGCGTGGGGATGTGCGGGCCCTTCGTCGGCTTCTACGCGGGGAGCTCGCCGGGGTCGAGGGGGAGCGCGGCGCTCTTCGGTCACCTCGGGTACCACGGCGGGAGGCTCGTCACGTACCTCGCGCTCGGCGCGGCGGCGGGCGTCTTCGGTCGCGGGCTGAACCTCGTCGGGGAAGGGGCGCGCGTCCCGCACGCGGCGGCGATCCTGTCGGGGGCGCTGATGATCGTCTGGGGCGGGGTCGGACTGCTGCGCGCGCTCGGCGTGCGTCTCGGCCAGGGGGGCGCGGCGGCGCGGGTGGCGGCGCCGCTGCGCAGGGTGGCCCGAGGCGCGGCGGGTCGGCCGCCGGCCGTGCGAGGAGCGCTCCTCGGGCTTCTGACCACGCTCCTCCCCTGCGGCTGGCTCTACGCCTTCGTACTTGCGTCCGCCGGGACGGGGAGCGCGTTTCGCGGCCTGGCCGTGATGGGCGCCTTCTGGCTCGGCACGGTTCCCCTGCTGCTCGGGCTCGGCCTCGGGCTGGCCCGGCTCGCGCGCCCCCTCGGCCGCGCGCTCCCGGTGCTCACCGCGCTCGTCGTGCTCGGCCTCGGCGTGGCGGGGCTCCTGCGCCGCGGACTCATGGTCTCGCCGGTCGAGGCCGCGCGGACGCCCGCCGCGGTCCACGCGCCGAACGCCGCCGCGTCGTCGCAGACTCCGGAGTGGGCCGCGCCCTCCGTTCCAGCGTGTCACCATGCCGACCGCTGA
- a CDS encoding FixH family protein, translating to MRGRAWVWPVGLVAVLGAAVLANVILFVTANRDASFAIEPDYYRKALAWDEKLAQDQRNTALGWRLACELVAEGTRGELVVRLAERDGQPLGGAKVRAVAFHRARGAERRTLTLREVAPGTYGARVEPVRPGLWQLEVEVVRGGARFVQVAGVELGAAGSGRGSGARSERRSGSGLAKATGAR from the coding sequence GTGCGCGGTCGAGCCTGGGTCTGGCCCGTCGGCCTCGTGGCGGTGCTCGGGGCGGCTGTGCTGGCGAACGTGATCCTCTTCGTCACGGCGAACCGCGACGCGAGCTTCGCCATCGAGCCCGACTACTATCGGAAGGCGCTCGCCTGGGACGAGAAGCTGGCCCAGGACCAGCGCAACACGGCGCTCGGCTGGCGTCTGGCCTGCGAGCTCGTGGCCGAGGGAACGCGTGGCGAGCTCGTGGTGCGGCTCGCGGAGCGCGACGGGCAGCCGCTCGGGGGGGCCAAGGTCCGCGCGGTGGCCTTCCACCGGGCGCGCGGAGCGGAGCGGCGCACGCTGACGCTGCGGGAAGTGGCCCCCGGGACGTACGGAGCGCGGGTCGAGCCGGTGCGGCCGGGGCTCTGGCAGCTCGAGGTCGAGGTCGTGCGCGGCGGCGCCCGCTTCGTGCAGGTCGCCGGGGTGGAGCTCGGCGCGGCCGGCAGTGGACGAGGGAGCGGGGCCCGGAGCGAGCGCCGGAGCGGGAGCGGGCTCGCGAAGGCGACGGGGGCGCGATGA
- the ccoG gene encoding cytochrome c oxidase accessory protein CcoG, whose product MRAVSGPVPVARAEASGGPTQGAPTTKGLPPQAAQPVLSTLNQDGSRRALRPRLAEGRYYRARLVLAWALIALFTVLPVIHVHGRPLVLLDLPRRQFFLFGSTFLPSDTALLMLLLLIVVVTIFLLTALFGRVWCGWACPQTVYLEFVYRPIERLFEGSRPERQKRPGLRRAAKLGVFALYSVVVGNVFLAYFVGAKTLWQWMQRSPFEHPSAFLIMAGTSALMFFDFAWFREQMCILVCPYGRLQSVLLDRSSLIVGYDAARGEPRGKAGSRAARAQGGGEGRGDCVDCRACVAVCPTGIDIRGGLQMECIGCTQCIDACDAIMERVGRPKGLIRYSSQEGLAGKPGRLLRPRVVAYPLILVVLVGLFGLALSAKQPAEVTVLRTTGAPFAEVGANEISNPVRVKILNRTDRAQRYRLALQGAKDLQLVAPQNPVPVEAGQSAVATFFVLSPRAAFVGGERPVAIVVSDDRGFRKELTHRLLGPGR is encoded by the coding sequence GTGCGTGCCGTCTCCGGACCCGTTCCGGTCGCGCGGGCGGAGGCCTCCGGAGGCCCGACGCAGGGCGCGCCGACGACGAAGGGACTCCCGCCCCAGGCGGCGCAGCCGGTGCTCTCTACGCTGAACCAGGACGGGAGCCGCCGCGCGCTGCGGCCGCGTCTGGCCGAGGGGCGCTACTACCGGGCGCGGCTCGTCCTGGCCTGGGCGCTGATCGCGCTCTTCACCGTGCTGCCGGTGATCCACGTGCACGGGCGACCGCTCGTGCTCCTCGATCTGCCGCGGCGGCAGTTCTTCCTCTTCGGCAGCACGTTTCTGCCGAGCGACACCGCGCTGCTCATGCTGCTGCTCCTGATCGTCGTGGTGACGATCTTCCTGCTCACCGCGCTCTTCGGGCGCGTCTGGTGCGGCTGGGCCTGTCCGCAGACGGTGTACCTGGAGTTCGTCTACCGACCGATCGAACGCCTCTTCGAGGGCTCTCGGCCGGAGCGGCAGAAGCGTCCGGGGCTGCGGCGAGCGGCGAAGCTCGGGGTCTTCGCCCTCTATTCGGTGGTGGTGGGGAACGTCTTCCTCGCCTACTTCGTCGGGGCGAAGACGCTCTGGCAATGGATGCAGCGCTCGCCGTTCGAGCATCCGAGCGCCTTTCTGATCATGGCGGGGACCTCGGCCCTGATGTTTTTCGACTTCGCCTGGTTCCGCGAGCAGATGTGCATCCTCGTCTGCCCCTACGGGCGGCTGCAGTCGGTGCTGCTCGACCGGAGCTCGCTCATCGTGGGCTACGACGCGGCGCGGGGCGAGCCGCGAGGGAAGGCCGGCAGCCGCGCGGCGCGCGCCCAGGGGGGCGGGGAGGGGCGCGGGGATTGCGTGGACTGCCGGGCGTGCGTGGCCGTGTGTCCGACGGGGATCGACATCCGCGGCGGCCTGCAGATGGAGTGCATCGGCTGCACGCAGTGCATCGACGCGTGCGACGCGATCATGGAGAGGGTGGGGCGTCCGAAGGGGCTCATCCGCTACAGCTCCCAGGAGGGGCTCGCGGGCAAGCCCGGGCGGCTGCTGCGGCCGCGCGTCGTGGCCTACCCGCTGATCCTGGTCGTGCTGGTGGGGCTCTTCGGCCTCGCGCTCTCGGCGAAGCAGCCGGCCGAGGTCACGGTGCTCCGCACGACGGGCGCGCCGTTTGCCGAGGTGGGCGCGAATGAGATCTCGAACCCGGTGCGGGTGAAGATCTTGAATCGCACCGACCGGGCGCAGCGCTATCGCCTCGCGCTTCAGGGAGCGAAGGACCTCCAGCTCGTCGCCCCCCAGAACCCGGTGCCGGTGGAAGCCGGTCAGTCGGCGGTGGCGACCTTCTTCGTGCTCTCGCCGCGGGCGGCCTTCGTGGGCGGCGAGCGCCCGGTCGCGATCGTGGTGAGCGACGACCGCGGCTTCCGGAAGGAGCTGACGCATCGCCTGCTGGGGCCGGGCCGATGA